The proteins below are encoded in one region of Methanomassiliicoccales archaeon:
- a CDS encoding peroxiredoxin, translating into MMAKVAIVCNSTEPRCVYPTFILGSSGLAVGNEVILFFTPGGGEILIKGKLEAMKGKGLPDMKDLVEKVKALDGRIWICELCLDAKDIKSEDLMDGVEIVGATEFMSRTSWVNLDMGTSA; encoded by the coding sequence ATTATGGCCAAGGTAGCAATCGTGTGCAACAGCACTGAACCGAGATGCGTGTACCCCACCTTCATTCTTGGATCAAGCGGACTCGCCGTCGGTAACGAGGTGATACTCTTCTTCACCCCGGGTGGGGGGGAGATCCTGATCAAGGGAAAGCTCGAAGCGATGAAAGGCAAGGGGCTGCCGGACATGAAGGATCTGGTTGAGAAAGTGAAAGCCCTCGATGGAAGGATCTGGATCTGCGAGCTGTGTCTTGACGCGAAGGACATCAAGTCAGAAGATCTCATGGACGGTGTGGAGATAGTTGGGGCCACCGAGTTCATGTCGAGGACCAGCTGGGTTAATTTGGATATGGGCACTTCAGCCTGA
- a CDS encoding GYD domain-containing protein, with protein sequence MRFISLIRFKEKPTKESIEKNIECIKHESKKDDVDILEMYWTLGRFDAVVIMEAPDEKTALQSALRRGDCMSTETLVAIPVEEARRLVKK encoded by the coding sequence TTGAGATTCATCTCTCTCATCCGGTTCAAAGAAAAACCTACAAAAGAAAGCATAGAGAAGAATATCGAGTGTATTAAGCATGAATCAAAGAAGGACGACGTGGATATTCTTGAAATGTATTGGACACTGGGTCGCTTTGATGCGGTCGTGATAATGGAAGCACCTGACGAGAAGACTGCCCTACAGTCAGCTCTAAGGCGGGGGGATTGCATGTCAACGGAAACGTTGGTGGCCATTCCCGTCGAAGAGGCGAGAAGGCTCGTTAAGAAGTGA
- a CDS encoding DUF4332 domain-containing protein, whose amino-acid sequence MKLSEIEGIGPAFEKKLKSAGITSVENLLEKGASAKGRKQIAESTEIDATRILEWVNRADLFRIKGIGSEFSDLLEAAGVDSVPELSRRKPESLTKKLEEVNAEKKLVRRTPSLSMVENWVAQAKKLPKVVTH is encoded by the coding sequence ATGAAATTATCTGAAATTGAAGGAATAGGCCCCGCATTCGAGAAGAAATTGAAAAGTGCAGGAATAACGAGCGTCGAAAATCTACTGGAGAAGGGCGCATCAGCCAAAGGGCGGAAGCAGATAGCCGAATCCACAGAAATTGATGCTACCAGGATACTGGAATGGGTCAACCGTGCAGATCTCTTCAGGATAAAAGGAATAGGTTCGGAATTCTCGGACCTTTTAGAGGCTGCTGGCGTTGACTCTGTCCCTGAATTGAGCAGGCGAAAACCAGAGAGTCTGACCAAGAAACTCGAGGAAGTTAACGCTGAGAAAAAACTGGTCCGCCGCACCCCCTCATTATCGATGGTGGAGAACTGGGTAGCTCAGGCAAAGAAGCTACCTAAGGTAGTTACGCATTGA
- a CDS encoding ATP-binding protein — MQNYEKLGAFYLGRYYDPNSKSLKEDIVLYDSKDLVTHAVCVGMTGSGKTGLCICLLEEAALDGVPSIVIDPKGDITNLLLTFPEMRKEDFIPWVNPEDAMKNDLSLEEYAAKQAETWKKGLASWGEDGERIKRLRETSNFMIYTPGSNAGLPVSILKSFSAPPAEIIEDDELLQGRVGTTVSSLLGLLGIDSDPIGSRDHILISTILTEAWSNGYNLDLASLIHQIQSPPIKNIGILDLESFYSSKDRFALAMKLNNLLAAPSFRLWFEGEPLEIKSFLFGSDGKPKTSIFSIAHLSEAERMFFVSLLLNHIVGWMRTQSGTTSLRAILYIDEVFGYLPPVSNPPSKLPLLTLMKQARAFGVGVTLVTQNPVDLDYKGLSNTGTWFIGRLQTERDKLRILDALEGVSAESGEKFDRQDMDRIIAGLGKRIFLMHNVHDDEPAVFSSRWAMSYLRGPLTRDQIKILMDPIKSSMSEGRSSIIPEESPLIKKVPLSARTQGSQRPVLPSDIPQYFIRMGGQQADIVYRPMILGISQVRFFDAKKGVDEIKELHFLTPITNDPIAVDWEMAEEVNITISDLTKVPSDHAEFSDLPSAASVPKNFTKWKKTFGDWLVGSQKIQLLRSPSLNQYSKVGETESDFRIRMQLAAREILDENIEKLRKKFAPKYAALDERIRKAEIALEKEKDQERYHRHQSAISLGSTLLDAVMGRKVKSSASRTVRDYERSRKEKMDIEFADENLESLQGQRKRLEEDFNAEVDKIRGRIDPLTENLETVSISTTKTKISIKLVALAWSPDIKSK; from the coding sequence ATGCAGAATTACGAGAAGCTTGGTGCTTTCTATCTCGGTCGTTACTACGATCCTAACAGCAAATCGTTGAAGGAGGACATTGTCCTATACGATTCAAAGGATCTAGTAACGCACGCGGTCTGCGTGGGCATGACGGGGAGCGGAAAAACTGGGTTATGCATCTGCCTTCTGGAGGAGGCCGCTCTTGATGGCGTCCCATCGATTGTGATAGATCCGAAGGGGGATATAACTAACCTCCTCCTGACTTTCCCGGAGATGCGCAAAGAGGACTTCATTCCCTGGGTGAATCCAGAGGACGCTATGAAGAATGACCTCTCCCTCGAAGAGTATGCCGCTAAGCAGGCAGAGACCTGGAAGAAAGGTCTTGCTTCCTGGGGGGAGGATGGGGAACGTATCAAAAGACTTCGCGAGACCAGCAATTTCATGATATACACTCCAGGCAGTAATGCTGGTTTGCCGGTCTCAATTCTTAAATCCTTCTCCGCCCCCCCAGCAGAGATAATAGAAGATGACGAGCTTCTACAGGGGAGAGTTGGCACTACCGTCTCCAGCTTGCTCGGGCTATTGGGTATAGATAGTGATCCAATCGGCTCAAGGGATCACATTCTGATATCTACCATACTAACAGAAGCCTGGTCGAACGGATACAACCTTGATCTCGCCAGCTTAATCCATCAGATACAAAGCCCCCCAATAAAGAACATTGGTATCTTAGATCTGGAATCGTTCTACTCATCGAAGGACAGGTTTGCCTTGGCCATGAAGCTCAACAACCTTCTCGCCGCACCTAGCTTCAGGCTCTGGTTTGAAGGTGAACCGCTTGAAATAAAGAGCTTCTTATTTGGTTCCGATGGAAAACCGAAGACCTCCATCTTCTCCATCGCTCATCTTAGTGAGGCGGAGCGAATGTTCTTCGTCTCTCTGCTACTCAACCATATCGTCGGCTGGATGAGGACCCAGTCCGGGACTACCAGTTTACGAGCCATCCTTTACATTGATGAGGTGTTTGGCTATCTTCCACCGGTTTCCAATCCACCATCAAAACTGCCCTTGCTTACTTTGATGAAACAGGCAAGAGCATTTGGGGTGGGCGTGACGCTTGTTACTCAGAACCCAGTTGATCTCGATTACAAGGGGCTTTCAAATACAGGCACGTGGTTCATAGGAAGGCTCCAGACCGAAAGGGACAAGTTGCGGATCCTGGACGCCCTTGAAGGTGTATCGGCAGAATCAGGTGAGAAGTTTGATCGCCAGGATATGGACCGGATAATCGCTGGTCTGGGTAAACGGATCTTCCTCATGCATAACGTCCATGATGATGAGCCAGCGGTATTCTCATCGAGGTGGGCAATGTCCTATCTCAGGGGACCGTTGACAAGAGACCAGATCAAAATCTTAATGGACCCGATAAAATCAAGTATGAGTGAAGGTAGATCATCAATCATTCCTGAAGAATCGCCACTAATCAAGAAGGTGCCTTTGAGTGCGAGGACGCAGGGATCGCAGAGACCCGTGCTGCCATCCGATATCCCTCAATATTTCATACGGATGGGCGGTCAGCAGGCTGACATCGTGTATAGACCAATGATATTGGGCATATCCCAAGTGCGATTCTTCGATGCCAAGAAGGGGGTGGACGAAATCAAGGAACTCCACTTCCTGACACCAATTACTAATGATCCCATAGCTGTTGATTGGGAGATGGCTGAGGAGGTGAACATTACCATATCCGACCTGACAAAGGTTCCATCAGACCATGCTGAATTCTCAGACCTTCCTTCTGCAGCATCTGTCCCCAAGAATTTCACGAAATGGAAAAAGACCTTTGGTGACTGGCTAGTTGGAAGTCAGAAGATTCAGCTACTCCGGAGCCCTAGCTTAAATCAATACTCCAAAGTCGGCGAAACAGAGAGCGACTTCAGAATACGTATGCAATTGGCAGCGAGGGAGATATTGGACGAGAATATCGAGAAGCTTCGCAAGAAATTCGCTCCGAAGTACGCAGCTCTTGATGAACGCATAAGGAAGGCGGAGATCGCGTTGGAGAAGGAGAAAGACCAGGAGAGGTACCATAGACATCAGAGTGCCATATCACTCGGATCGACTTTACTCGATGCCGTCATGGGAAGGAAAGTAAAGAGCAGTGCGAGTAGGACAGTACGCGATTATGAGAGGTCCAGAAAGGAAAAGATGGACATTGAGTTCGCAGACGAGAATCTTGAATCTCTACAGGGACAGAGGAAGAGATTGGAGGAGGATTTCAATGCGGAGGTGGATAAGATAAGAGGAAGAATCGATCCTTTAACTGAGAATCTGGAGACGGTCTCAATATCGACCACTAAGACCAAAATCTCCATCAAGTTAGTCGCATTGGCCTGGAGCCCAGATATAAAGTCCAAGTAG
- a CDS encoding isocitrate lyase/PEP mutase family protein: protein MKRTSAFRNILGEGDAIIMPVVHDALCAKIAEEVGFKAIFTAGYANSASLLGKPDVGLLTMTEMVDAARRIAGAVDIPVIADADTGYGNVTNVVRAVREFERAGVAGMLIEDQVSPKRCGHMSGKEVIQPDEMVAKIRAAVDSRTDPDLVIIARTDSLSVNGIDDALERVNLYRAEGADMTFIEAVESVEHMRRVIEETEGPHMANMIPGGRTPILSSAELAEFGYRIIAYPTVNTYAVARATIDVFQHLFDKGTFEGLEDRLMDFEAFNEIVGLDGIRRLEKRYHSND from the coding sequence ATGAAGAGGACCTCCGCATTCAGGAACATTCTCGGCGAGGGCGATGCGATAATAATGCCCGTGGTGCACGACGCCTTGTGCGCAAAGATAGCGGAAGAGGTCGGTTTCAAGGCCATTTTCACCGCCGGATACGCAAACTCTGCCTCACTGCTCGGGAAGCCTGACGTGGGACTCCTGACCATGACCGAGATGGTCGATGCCGCCAGAAGAATCGCCGGCGCGGTGGACATCCCCGTGATAGCTGATGCGGACACTGGGTACGGAAACGTCACGAACGTGGTGAGGGCTGTGAGAGAGTTCGAACGGGCTGGCGTTGCGGGTATGCTCATCGAGGACCAGGTGTCCCCCAAGAGATGCGGCCACATGTCTGGCAAGGAGGTTATCCAGCCCGATGAGATGGTGGCCAAGATCAGGGCGGCGGTCGATTCTAGGACCGACCCGGACTTGGTGATCATCGCCCGGACCGATTCGCTGTCGGTCAACGGCATTGACGACGCCCTTGAGAGAGTGAACCTCTATCGCGCAGAGGGGGCTGACATGACCTTTATAGAGGCGGTGGAGAGCGTCGAGCACATGCGGAGGGTCATAGAGGAGACGGAGGGGCCGCACATGGCGAACATGATCCCAGGAGGCAGGACCCCGATCCTATCCTCCGCCGAGCTGGCAGAATTCGGATACAGGATAATCGCTTACCCGACCGTCAACACATATGCTGTGGCAAGAGCCACCATAGATGTCTTCCAGCATCTGTTCGATAAGGGAACGTTCGAAGGGTTGGAGGACCGGCTTATGGACTTCGAAGCCTTCAACGAGATCGTAGGCCTTGATGGTATCAGACGGCTGGAGAAGCGGTACCATTCCAACGATTGA
- a CDS encoding iron-containing alcohol dehydrogenase encodes MNPFSFNVPTKIIFEPGATTRLGSLLSDDGVNSALVITDKGVMKAGCLKGVFDSLDSMGIIHETYDGVEQNPTEDNVREALRILRECNYDAIIAVGGGSSIDTAKAVLAMMKEGKDIGELYKAVLKGDSPLSLVAIPTTAGTGSEVTWSAVITDTEHKVKETARGGFMYPKIALIDPELTISLPSHITASTGMDALTHAMEAFITKGAHAMSDALAMEASLLIFSNLRDAVNDGSNLRARSAMSIASTLAGMSFSISGLGMVHGMAEPLGGRYNVPHGIANSILLPHCLSFNCDAVEGKLATMAHLLGINGDHSDHETSHLLVKEVARLSDDVGIPHKLEVVIDQDEFDSLISDASKNSCLPGNPKSVSREDIANIYSRILRVEQ; translated from the coding sequence ATGAACCCCTTCAGTTTCAATGTTCCTACCAAGATAATATTCGAGCCAGGCGCCACGACTAGGCTCGGCTCATTGCTTTCCGATGACGGGGTGAACTCAGCCCTGGTCATCACCGACAAAGGGGTAATGAAGGCAGGTTGTCTCAAGGGAGTTTTCGATTCTCTGGATTCAATGGGGATCATCCACGAGACATACGACGGGGTGGAGCAGAATCCCACCGAGGACAACGTTCGGGAGGCGCTCCGGATCCTTAGGGAGTGCAATTACGACGCCATAATCGCGGTCGGGGGAGGAAGCTCCATCGACACGGCCAAGGCGGTGTTGGCCATGATGAAGGAGGGCAAGGATATCGGAGAGCTGTACAAAGCGGTGCTCAAAGGGGACTCACCGCTTTCCCTGGTGGCCATCCCCACAACGGCGGGCACAGGCAGCGAGGTGACCTGGTCGGCCGTCATCACCGACACCGAGCATAAAGTGAAGGAGACTGCTCGAGGTGGGTTCATGTATCCAAAGATCGCCCTGATAGACCCTGAACTTACCATATCCCTTCCTTCCCACATCACCGCATCCACGGGGATGGACGCCCTGACCCATGCCATGGAGGCGTTCATCACCAAGGGCGCGCACGCCATGTCGGACGCCCTCGCCATGGAAGCGTCACTTCTCATCTTCAGCAATTTGCGTGATGCGGTCAATGACGGCAGCAACCTCCGGGCAAGGAGCGCCATGAGCATCGCCTCTACCCTGGCGGGGATGTCATTCTCCATCTCTGGGCTGGGAATGGTTCACGGCATGGCGGAGCCTTTGGGAGGAAGATACAACGTGCCCCATGGAATAGCCAATTCGATCCTCCTTCCGCACTGCCTGAGCTTCAACTGCGACGCCGTCGAGGGCAAGCTGGCTACAATGGCACATTTACTCGGAATCAATGGAGACCACTCGGACCACGAGACCTCACATCTCCTCGTTAAGGAGGTGGCCAGGCTTTCCGACGATGTTGGAATACCCCATAAGCTGGAAGTGGTGATCGACCAGGACGAGTTCGATTCCCTTATCTCGGACGCGTCGAAGAACAGCTGCCTTCCGGGGAATCCGAAATCCGTGAGCCGGGAGGACATCGCCAACATTTACTCAAGAATTCTGAGAGTGGAGCAATAG
- the hypE gene encoding hydrogenase expression/formation protein HypE — translation MKRITMGHGAGGEMMQELISKHIAPFLPDIDAEVPLRSFDDSAIIDGMVFTTDAHTVKPLFFPGGDIGSLAVCGTINDISVMGACPVAMSCAMVLEEGLEIDTLEKVMQSIGQYSELSGIPVVTGDTKVVESGAVDQMIVVTSALGKECPYLQKNFDVASRSRKVANRWLTDDNVGDGDAIIVSGTLGDHGIALLSFREGYGFESAIKSDVAPLHRLIASILELGGVTSMKDMTRGGMANTLNEWSSKSKVGIEIDEPQIPIHPAVGSACELLGLDPLTIGNEGKIAIACVPEMAEDIVKLMRKSPLAKNAAIIGRATNEFDRVVMKTEVGGRRIIDPPVGDPVPRIC, via the coding sequence ATGAAAAGGATAACCATGGGCCACGGGGCCGGAGGGGAGATGATGCAAGAGCTCATATCCAAGCACATCGCGCCCTTCCTTCCGGATATTGACGCAGAGGTCCCGCTCAGGTCCTTTGACGATTCAGCCATAATCGATGGCATGGTGTTCACAACCGACGCTCACACCGTGAAACCCCTGTTCTTTCCCGGGGGGGATATCGGATCCCTGGCGGTCTGCGGAACGATCAACGACATCTCGGTGATGGGGGCCTGTCCTGTTGCGATGTCCTGTGCCATGGTTCTCGAGGAGGGTTTGGAGATCGACACCTTGGAGAAGGTGATGCAGAGCATAGGCCAGTACTCAGAACTTTCCGGAATACCGGTTGTCACAGGCGACACGAAGGTGGTGGAGTCCGGTGCCGTTGACCAGATGATCGTGGTGACCTCGGCACTTGGAAAGGAGTGCCCTTACCTTCAGAAGAATTTCGATGTAGCTTCGCGATCACGAAAGGTGGCCAACAGATGGCTCACCGACGACAACGTGGGCGATGGGGACGCCATAATAGTCTCCGGAACCTTGGGAGATCACGGAATAGCACTGCTCTCATTCAGAGAGGGATATGGATTCGAGAGCGCGATCAAAAGTGACGTGGCACCACTGCATCGTCTCATAGCTTCGATACTTGAGCTGGGAGGCGTGACCTCCATGAAGGACATGACCCGGGGTGGAATGGCCAACACGCTCAACGAGTGGTCATCCAAGTCCAAGGTGGGAATAGAGATCGACGAGCCTCAGATCCCGATCCATCCAGCCGTGGGAAGTGCCTGCGAGCTTCTGGGCCTCGACCCGCTGACCATCGGAAACGAGGGGAAGATAGCGATAGCCTGCGTTCCCGAGATGGCCGAAGATATCGTAAAGCTGATGAGGAAATCTCCACTGGCAAAGAACGCGGCGATAATTGGCCGAGCCACCAATGAATTCGATCGCGTGGTCATGAAGACCGAGGTGGGAGGCAGAAGGATCATTGACCCGCCAGTAGGCGATCCTGTGCCCAGGATCTGCTGA
- a CDS encoding DUF1015 domain-containing protein produces MRRCLITAISGAQMVIFKPFNGLIPSLDPDENISKRISPPYDVIDDHELDDLKANPFNVTRITLNPQGGRYLQAAKELKNWMSSRKLEKDEDTCFYLYRQSFLNDGRRLTRTGLVGVLSLEPYDKGMVIPHEETIPKVKEDRLRLLEDTETHSESIFGLYHHSDIPIEELLSSSVKLFETEDHDSVVHSFHRISDPKMISRIQSMMMSKTVLIADGHHRYETALKYFEENGGEEKKGYVLATLVSSDDEGMILLPTHRLLSDLDIDEEELLERMKNHLIVETMDDFPSLRSRMARKEHMGFGLITRSGGMYYAFLEELPNDNILWVIDAYACQEIIFKNVLGDKIFNIEYEESCENARNKVMNGRSDLAILLGLPKLDEVWKVAGEGIKMPKKSTFFYPKIWSGFVYYSMSK; encoded by the coding sequence TTGAGGAGATGCCTTATTACCGCCATAAGCGGTGCTCAGATGGTCATTTTCAAACCATTCAACGGCCTGATTCCTTCACTCGATCCTGACGAGAATATCTCGAAGAGGATATCCCCGCCATACGATGTGATCGACGATCACGAGCTGGATGATCTCAAGGCCAATCCCTTCAACGTAACCAGGATCACACTGAACCCCCAGGGAGGAAGGTATCTCCAAGCAGCCAAGGAGCTAAAGAACTGGATGTCCTCCAGGAAACTCGAGAAGGATGAGGATACTTGCTTCTACCTCTACAGGCAGTCATTCCTAAACGATGGAAGAAGATTGACCAGGACCGGGTTGGTCGGCGTCCTTTCATTGGAGCCCTATGACAAAGGGATGGTCATACCGCATGAGGAGACCATACCCAAGGTAAAGGAGGACCGCTTGCGACTGCTGGAAGACACAGAGACCCACTCCGAATCCATCTTCGGTCTGTACCACCACTCGGATATTCCTATCGAGGAATTGCTTTCCAGCTCGGTGAAGCTGTTCGAAACGGAGGACCACGATTCAGTGGTGCACTCTTTCCACAGGATCTCCGACCCGAAGATGATCTCCAGGATACAGTCGATGATGATGTCCAAGACCGTGCTGATCGCGGACGGCCACCACCGCTACGAGACAGCGTTGAAGTACTTCGAGGAAAACGGAGGGGAGGAGAAGAAGGGCTATGTGCTCGCAACTCTGGTCTCATCCGATGACGAGGGGATGATACTACTTCCAACTCACAGGCTCCTTTCGGACCTGGACATAGACGAAGAGGAGTTACTTGAGAGGATGAAGAATCACCTGATCGTGGAGACCATGGATGATTTCCCTTCTCTAAGGTCAAGGATGGCCAGGAAGGAGCACATGGGATTCGGGCTCATCACCAGATCTGGAGGAATGTACTACGCCTTCCTTGAGGAACTGCCAAACGACAATATACTCTGGGTCATAGACGCCTACGCCTGCCAGGAGATCATTTTCAAGAACGTTCTGGGAGACAAGATCTTCAATATCGAGTACGAGGAGAGCTGCGAGAATGCTAGGAACAAGGTCATGAACGGCAGGAGCGACCTTGCCATTCTGCTGGGCTTACCCAAGCTGGATGAGGT